A single genomic interval of Alteromonas sp. CI.11.F.A3 harbors:
- a CDS encoding sulfotransferase family 2 domain-containing protein — protein MPLFLNEEKSVLFLHIPKTGGTTIENWLSSTKKFKIQLFYGRPLEDTTVTPQHFGYETVSKLIGDFEESELFKFAIVRDPYERLVSEFFYRIKLKHLDLGRYPERLFSCWVVSVLKNAKRNPHVLDNHIRPQTYFTSSDVSIYKFEDGFERILDGVSENIGVTAPATIDSHKVGTKKEVEWTDSAIAMVKEHYAADFIEFSYNNEKNSRKISNSLIDKLYFAYYELRKFSKDYYWQHKRNQKNRAN, from the coding sequence ATGCCGCTATTTTTGAACGAAGAGAAATCAGTTTTATTTTTACATATTCCTAAAACTGGCGGGACTACTATTGAAAATTGGTTAAGCTCCACTAAAAAATTTAAAATTCAATTATTTTATGGCCGCCCGCTAGAAGATACGACAGTAACACCTCAACATTTTGGGTATGAGACCGTATCTAAACTAATAGGTGACTTTGAAGAATCTGAGCTATTTAAGTTTGCTATTGTGAGAGATCCATATGAACGTCTGGTCAGTGAGTTCTTCTACAGAATTAAGTTAAAGCATTTGGATTTAGGTCGGTATCCTGAAAGATTATTTTCATGTTGGGTAGTTAGTGTTTTAAAAAATGCAAAGCGTAATCCACACGTATTGGATAATCATATAAGGCCCCAAACTTATTTCACTTCGTCAGATGTCTCTATTTATAAGTTTGAAGACGGCTTTGAAAGAATATTAGATGGTGTAAGTGAAAATATAGGGGTTACGGCACCTGCAACTATAGATTCACACAAAGTAGGTACAAAAAAAGAAGTAGAATGGACAGATAGTGCAATCGCGATGGTAAAAGAACACTACGCCGCAGATTTCATAGAATTTAGTTATAACAATGAGAAAAATAGTAGAAAAATATCTAATTCACTAATAGACAAATTATATTTTGCTTACTATGAACTTCGCAAATTTTCAAAAGATTATTACTGGCAACACAAGCGAAATCAGAAAAATCGAGCTAACTGA
- a CDS encoding glycosyltransferase, protein MKKKIAVIHPEAGFSSSGGSQLSAYEMAEHLAAFFDVRLISSSKCSEHSVVIPCIPRGKVKKLQRNKTMDWLLTRFVSNPSLLIESITSFLTYTPYLICKRADVVYPNNDYGGLAVAAVIRKLFKTPILYTERAGMVSNGKVLRRNLKFKPDCLVVFNQETKDYVKEIAPTQRVEIIPNGVNLSLFSPQGERYEHGLGGKVVLTVGALNRQNHKRIQLAIEAVSKLNDVSLLICGDGPDVAYFTDLCEDKLGSDRYKIVKVDFADIPNVYRSVDAFTLPSEDEPFGRVYLEAMASGLPVIATDDAMRRTLVGNAGNVCDVTNIDEYAAALAATLSTDWEDKPTTQAADYSWQSVAEQYAQVINSL, encoded by the coding sequence ATGAAGAAAAAAATCGCAGTAATTCACCCAGAAGCAGGTTTCTCTTCTAGCGGCGGTTCTCAACTTAGTGCTTATGAGATGGCTGAACATCTTGCTGCATTTTTTGATGTTCGTTTAATCAGTTCTTCTAAGTGCAGCGAGCACAGCGTTGTTATCCCTTGCATTCCGCGAGGAAAAGTTAAGAAGCTTCAGCGTAATAAAACAATGGACTGGTTATTAACTCGCTTTGTATCTAATCCATCATTGCTAATAGAGTCGATAACTAGCTTTTTAACCTATACACCGTACCTAATATGTAAACGCGCTGATGTTGTTTATCCAAATAATGACTATGGCGGCTTAGCAGTTGCGGCTGTTATTCGAAAGCTGTTTAAAACACCTATATTGTATACCGAGCGGGCTGGCATGGTTTCAAACGGTAAGGTATTACGCAGAAACTTAAAGTTTAAACCTGACTGTTTAGTAGTTTTTAATCAAGAGACTAAAGATTACGTAAAAGAAATTGCGCCAACCCAACGGGTCGAAATTATTCCTAATGGGGTTAACCTATCGTTATTTAGCCCACAAGGGGAACGTTATGAGCACGGCCTTGGTGGGAAAGTGGTTCTAACAGTAGGCGCATTGAATCGTCAAAATCATAAACGTATACAGTTAGCGATAGAGGCCGTAAGTAAACTAAATGATGTGTCATTACTTATCTGTGGAGACGGGCCAGATGTGGCTTACTTTACTGACTTGTGTGAAGACAAACTGGGTTCCGATAGATACAAGATAGTAAAAGTAGACTTTGCAGATATTCCAAACGTATATAGGTCTGTAGATGCGTTTACTTTACCCTCCGAAGACGAACCTTTTGGACGAGTATATTTAGAAGCAATGGCCAGTGGGTTGCCTGTAATTGCAACCGATGACGCAATGAGAAGAACTTTAGTTGGTAATGCAGGCAACGTATGCGACGTAACCAATATTGATGAATACGCTGCAGCGTTAGCGGCAACATTGTCGACTGACTGGGAAGATAAACCTACAACTCAAGCTGCTGACTATAGTTGGCAAAGTGTTGCTGAGCAGTATGCGCAAGTAATAAATAGCTTGTAG
- a CDS encoding glycosyltransferase family 2 protein, producing the protein MQKTVSVIITTHNRPDYLKESLAAVLKQTVLPNEVFVIDDGSSVSYEEVINLFPRDKFEYIKVPVASGANAARNLGISKSQSDIIAFLDDDDIWDKDYLEQHINAHDNADAVTCGYRFLETPEKIHINTTEVITTDVIKKGNKFCGMSGVTCKTSLAKKLMFDEELKNSQDWDFFVRITLENAKFHNIAKDIYFYRRGHNSISTEVANMPLEKVFPRLKAFKKHKELLGKQAYNDRVANQILSQIGKKKSKLRWIALSVKEAGLKATTKVILGKDRIRKKLGK; encoded by the coding sequence ATGCAAAAAACAGTTTCTGTTATTATTACCACACACAATAGGCCAGACTATTTGAAGGAGTCATTAGCCGCCGTATTAAAACAAACTGTTTTACCCAATGAAGTTTTCGTTATCGACGATGGATCGTCGGTTAGTTATGAAGAGGTCATTAACCTTTTCCCACGAGACAAGTTTGAATATATAAAAGTGCCAGTTGCATCAGGTGCAAATGCCGCTAGAAATTTAGGTATATCTAAATCTCAGTCAGATATTATTGCCTTCTTAGATGACGACGATATATGGGATAAAGACTATCTTGAACAGCATATAAATGCTCACGACAATGCTGATGCAGTAACATGTGGGTATCGCTTTCTAGAAACACCAGAAAAAATTCATATCAATACCACCGAAGTTATTACTACTGATGTTATAAAAAAAGGTAACAAGTTTTGTGGCATGAGTGGCGTTACATGCAAAACGAGCTTAGCTAAGAAGCTGATGTTCGATGAAGAACTAAAAAACAGCCAGGATTGGGACTTTTTTGTTCGTATTACACTGGAAAATGCGAAATTTCATAACATTGCAAAAGATATTTATTTTTATCGTAGAGGGCACAATAGTATTTCTACCGAAGTTGCCAATATGCCGCTTGAAAAGGTTTTTCCGCGATTAAAAGCGTTTAAAAAGCATAAAGAGTTACTTGGAAAACAAGCTTATAACGACCGAGTAGCTAACCAGATACTCAGTCAAATCGGAAAGAAGAAAAGTAAGTTACGCTGGATAGCCCTTTCCGTTAAAGAAGCGGGACTGAAAGCCACTACTAAAGTTATTTTAGGTAAAGACAGAATACGGAAGAAATTAGGCAAGTAA
- a CDS encoding right-handed parallel beta-helix repeat-containing protein, producing the protein MNYYFQTHIKSRCIFIAFFTIFLFSCASHTTKKATYSEASQPGSVIQLYLSDNDNNGIPIQESLKAYKGSSNVKKRIKAYNTEIESLYLSGVLQLGISKPNQANYSVLENLSVNEAAALFSLFPIDTAKWMNLVSTHSNLDKNETYEAAITAGLDPTVVFVAAASGFANSVTPLINSIGLVFYGQDEYSTTQVQFKPESETDWTQGLELTWEPIYGAFAGSIVYLEPDTIYDIDVAITDSSGNVEEYSFQQQTQPNSPPIDPNKIYYLSDIYSGGQLDLEALNIQGSKDGYAKIIGDGQVIQADSEVLSAVNIGSQAYVMLENLTIRGGQRYGIFAKKTHHIWIKGCDIAEYGRVAKDMRNNIAYSSTTNNSPINYDSGIYLERSGVAVVEECEVHSPNLGANSWVYGHPKGPNAMQVWAYHPEEQYRGQMIVRNNRFYGTQKHRFNDVIEGRKNFERTGGFVRDSAIYGNYLAYANDDLIEIDGGQQNVLVYDNEMTQGYAGISIAPNMLGPSYIFHNHIYDLGDETGKEWTAIKAGGLIAKPAGRTYIYENFIDVERNAIAASGVNGDTTFWVTTQNNVFLTQKTGYSVGYCIFDKEKYIGSSSTNDICYNKNTVDARYEFNWDNIIEHPSSDDFSYIESLKSNGDILLKINSNFIIPNISKSADDVNLLTPNAPISDIEEYWHLDAYQFNNSAFSDQLKYGDTTIENESTVVLTGNNWTKFEVDFEVSSDTVLELELHVEGRPEIVGVGFETDNSVSRDRVARFSGKQDWGVNATEYYNKANPTISFPIGEYIQGQIKYLVLTLDNDDIRKSKNKDKATFKNLILRKENDNSTTLSSDFANDEVEIRIYQQN; encoded by the coding sequence ATGAATTATTATTTCCAAACGCACATTAAGTCTCGATGTATATTCATCGCCTTCTTTACTATTTTTCTATTTTCATGCGCCAGCCACACTACTAAGAAAGCTACTTATAGTGAAGCTAGCCAGCCTGGTTCTGTTATTCAGCTTTATCTGTCAGACAACGACAATAACGGTATTCCCATACAAGAGTCGCTAAAGGCCTACAAAGGCTCATCTAACGTGAAGAAAAGAATAAAAGCTTACAATACTGAGATAGAAAGTTTGTATCTTTCGGGAGTGTTGCAACTAGGAATATCCAAACCTAACCAAGCGAATTATTCTGTCTTGGAAAATTTATCAGTTAATGAAGCAGCAGCACTTTTTTCTCTATTCCCCATTGATACTGCAAAGTGGATGAATTTGGTTTCAACACATTCAAATTTAGACAAAAACGAAACTTATGAAGCTGCAATTACAGCAGGGTTAGATCCGACAGTTGTTTTCGTTGCTGCTGCATCCGGCTTTGCTAATAGCGTTACTCCCCTAATAAACTCGATTGGTTTAGTGTTTTATGGTCAAGATGAATACAGCACCACACAAGTACAATTCAAACCAGAAAGCGAAACCGATTGGACGCAAGGCTTAGAACTTACATGGGAACCTATTTACGGTGCGTTTGCAGGTAGTATTGTATACCTTGAGCCAGATACTATATATGACATAGATGTGGCTATTACTGATTCTTCAGGTAATGTTGAAGAGTATTCATTTCAACAACAAACGCAACCAAACTCCCCACCAATCGACCCAAACAAGATTTATTACCTATCTGATATATATAGCGGCGGGCAATTAGATTTAGAAGCGCTTAATATTCAGGGTAGCAAAGATGGTTACGCAAAAATTATCGGTGATGGCCAAGTAATACAAGCTGATAGTGAAGTACTTTCTGCCGTAAATATTGGTTCGCAAGCATACGTAATGTTAGAAAACCTGACCATTCGAGGTGGGCAAAGGTACGGCATATTCGCTAAAAAAACACACCACATTTGGATAAAAGGCTGTGATATCGCTGAGTACGGTAGGGTAGCAAAAGATATGCGCAATAATATAGCGTATTCAAGTACAACTAATAATTCCCCAATTAATTACGATTCAGGCATATATTTAGAAAGAAGCGGAGTTGCCGTTGTAGAAGAATGCGAAGTACATAGCCCTAATTTAGGCGCTAATTCTTGGGTATATGGTCACCCTAAAGGCCCTAATGCTATGCAAGTTTGGGCATATCATCCTGAAGAGCAATACCGCGGACAAATGATTGTTCGTAATAATCGTTTTTATGGTACTCAAAAGCATAGGTTTAACGACGTAATTGAAGGTAGAAAAAACTTTGAGCGCACAGGTGGATTTGTGCGCGACTCGGCTATTTATGGAAATTACCTAGCTTACGCCAATGATGACTTGATTGAGATAGATGGCGGCCAGCAAAATGTACTTGTGTATGACAATGAGATGACTCAAGGTTATGCGGGAATTAGCATTGCCCCGAATATGTTGGGCCCAAGCTATATTTTTCACAATCATATTTATGATTTAGGTGACGAAACAGGAAAAGAATGGACTGCCATAAAAGCTGGAGGCTTAATAGCCAAACCAGCTGGTCGCACGTACATTTACGAAAACTTTATAGATGTTGAACGTAATGCAATTGCAGCTTCTGGAGTTAATGGTGATACAACATTCTGGGTAACCACTCAAAACAATGTATTTTTAACTCAAAAAACAGGTTATTCGGTCGGCTATTGTATTTTCGACAAAGAAAAATATATTGGTAGTTCTAGTACCAACGATATTTGTTACAACAAGAACACTGTTGATGCTAGATATGAGTTTAATTGGGACAATATTATTGAACACCCTTCTTCTGATGATTTTTCCTACATTGAAAGCCTAAAGTCTAACGGCGATATATTATTAAAGATAAACTCAAATTTTATAATTCCAAATATATCAAAATCGGCTGATGACGTTAATTTACTAACGCCCAATGCCCCTATATCAGATATTGAAGAATATTGGCATCTAGATGCATATCAATTCAATAACAGTGCATTTAGCGACCAACTTAAATATGGTGATACTACTATTGAGAATGAGAGCACTGTCGTGTTAACCGGTAACAATTGGACAAAATTTGAAGTAGATTTTGAAGTAAGTTCAGATACTGTATTAGAGTTAGAGTTACATGTTGAGGGTAGACCAGAAATTGTTGGGGTCGGATTTGAAACTGATAATAGTGTAAGTAGAGATCGCGTAGCAAGATTCTCCGGGAAACAAGATTGGGGCGTTAATGCGACAGAATATTATAATAAAGCAAATCCAACTATCTCATTTCCTATAGGAGAATATATTCAGGGTCAAATTAAGTACCTAGTATTAACGTTGGATAATGATGATATACGGAAATCTAAGAATAAAGATAAAGCTACTTTTAAAAATTTGATACTTCGCAAAGAGAATGACAATTCAACGACACTCTCGAGTGACTTTGCGAACGATGAAGTAGAGATTAGAATATATCAACAGAACTAG
- a CDS encoding acyltransferase: MTPASKRENGLDVFRLLAAFAVITVHVGFFESFNSEEVSSILRLSGRWAVPFFFILTGFLISRNNSSTRALSPLVKALTIFSIAFLLLIPLSVANYGFHETLVRVFSSGIFLSGSYFHLWYLSSVVVGLLILLALEKQELGRLIPYVACISILMYLVMGAYNPLTESGIKVARHLSSVGFLYIGIKLKDIPASAARGLTFVIIGFVMQIIEAQTLTYFLPGKNILKFQFLVGTVFFAIGAFDLARSLNSNSFDVLGKLGARHSLSIYIFHPYFIFAFKYLPISSYLSDLLIIPSVFLSSLLLSMLLDTYTPRFYKIVNGNLSFLKNK; this comes from the coding sequence ATGACCCCTGCATCTAAAAGAGAGAATGGCCTCGACGTATTTCGTCTTCTTGCTGCCTTCGCTGTTATCACTGTACATGTAGGCTTCTTCGAAAGCTTCAATTCGGAGGAAGTATCTTCGATACTACGACTATCTGGTCGATGGGCAGTACCCTTCTTTTTTATACTAACTGGCTTTTTAATAAGTAGAAATAACTCATCCACAAGAGCACTTTCACCGTTAGTAAAAGCACTCACAATTTTCTCGATAGCCTTTCTATTGTTAATCCCATTATCTGTTGCCAATTACGGTTTTCATGAAACGCTAGTTCGAGTATTTTCAAGTGGAATTTTTCTTTCTGGCTCATATTTTCATTTGTGGTACCTATCGTCAGTAGTTGTAGGACTGCTAATTTTATTAGCCTTAGAAAAGCAAGAGTTAGGAAGATTAATACCTTACGTTGCTTGCATAAGTATTTTGATGTACCTCGTAATGGGCGCTTACAATCCCCTCACAGAATCCGGCATTAAAGTGGCGCGACATCTGTCGAGTGTAGGCTTTTTGTATATAGGTATTAAGTTAAAAGACATACCAGCGTCAGCCGCAAGAGGCTTAACTTTTGTGATAATTGGCTTTGTTATGCAAATTATTGAAGCTCAAACTTTAACTTACTTTCTTCCTGGTAAAAACATTTTAAAGTTTCAATTCTTAGTTGGAACTGTGTTTTTTGCTATTGGCGCATTTGATTTAGCAAGGTCATTAAATTCTAACTCATTCGATGTATTAGGTAAGCTAGGAGCAAGGCATTCATTATCGATTTATATTTTTCACCCATATTTCATTTTCGCTTTTAAATACCTCCCTATTTCTTCCTATTTATCAGATTTGTTAATTATACCTTCGGTTTTCCTATCCAGCTTATTACTTAGTATGCTTCTCGATACATACACACCAAGATTTTATAAAATTGTTAACGGTAACCTTTCGTTTTTGAAAAATAAATAA